Proteins encoded within one genomic window of Acaryochloris marina S15:
- a CDS encoding (2Fe-2S)-binding protein, with amino-acid sequence MFKRLNEIEGPTVTINIEGADVQVPEGETVAAAALVHHLGYTRTTSLSGAPRSPLCMMGVCFECLMEVDGSPNQQACQVQVKAGMTIRRQQGVGGTDA; translated from the coding sequence ATGTTTAAGCGGTTAAATGAAATAGAGGGGCCTACCGTCACCATTAATATTGAGGGTGCAGATGTTCAAGTTCCTGAGGGTGAGACAGTGGCTGCGGCCGCATTAGTCCATCATTTGGGTTATACCCGCACGACTTCCCTCTCAGGAGCCCCTCGCTCACCGTTATGCATGATGGGGGTCTGCTTTGAATGCCTGATGGAAGTTGATGGGTCACCCAATCAGCAAGCCTGTCAGGTACAGGTTAAAGCGGGTATGACTATTCGTCGCCAGCAGGGAGTTGGTGGAACAGATGCCTAA
- a CDS encoding hydrogenase expression protein HypE: MPSSIRSHQESTIIIGFGNIHYSDSSIGARVADEVASWHLSEVLALTVRQLTPDLSETLAKVGVAIFVDASRVHQLHGIKIIPITPSSSNYPESSAKGWMKTSEPHSLIALTQAAFGCYPQTYWIKVPADDFFLGDHISPIAEQGIEAALMSIESIIQYQKLVRAAC, encoded by the coding sequence ATGCCTAGTTCAATTCGTAGCCATCAAGAATCCACAATCATTATTGGTTTCGGCAACATACATTACAGCGATAGTAGTATTGGGGCTCGGGTTGCCGATGAAGTTGCGTCTTGGCATCTATCCGAGGTACTTGCTTTGACTGTTCGGCAATTGACTCCCGATTTATCCGAAACCTTAGCTAAAGTAGGGGTAGCTATTTTTGTGGATGCTAGTCGGGTACACCAACTTCATGGCATCAAAATCATACCAATCACGCCTTCAAGTTCAAACTACCCAGAATCGTCCGCTAAGGGATGGATGAAGACATCAGAACCACACTCCTTAATTGCACTAACTCAAGCTGCTTTTGGTTGTTACCCACAAACTTATTGGATTAAAGTTCCAGCCGATGACTTTTTTCTTGGCGATCATATCTCACCCATTGCTGAACAAGGTATAGAAGCTGCATTAATGAGTATCGAATCAATCATTCAATATCAAAAGCTTGTTAGAGCAGCCTGCTAA
- a CDS encoding ornithine cyclodeaminase family protein, with product MLSHQIHCQYFSQEDLLASGCLDVRMAMQAAEDALKSFNQGEVIFPDKIVQIFDDDTQERINCLPATFKNHKICGVKWVSVFPPNPIKHGIQNLSAVIILSEIEHGFPIAFMEGTLCSNLRVGAMGAIAAKYLARTDSQIIGLIGAGEQAKMHLVAMKTALPSLTDCRVVAKDKAEEEQFITEMSPILSDVKIVGTQENLQDAIEGADVIVTATSAQAPLLKADWFKSGAFYSHVGGWEDEYEVAKICDKIVCDDWETVKHRTQTLSRMYKEGQLKDEDIHANLVEIVTGKKPGRTNPDERTYFNAVGLAYADIAIAYAMFQRASQAGFGQDLRIQKEMIFEHAYLKKWVRL from the coding sequence ATGCTCAGTCATCAAATCCATTGTCAGTACTTCTCTCAGGAAGATCTACTTGCTTCCGGCTGCTTGGATGTTCGCATGGCGATGCAAGCAGCCGAAGACGCCTTGAAATCATTCAATCAAGGGGAAGTCATTTTCCCAGACAAGATCGTCCAAATTTTTGATGACGATACTCAAGAGCGGATCAATTGTTTACCCGCAACATTTAAGAACCATAAAATTTGTGGGGTCAAATGGGTCTCAGTTTTCCCCCCTAACCCAATCAAACATGGCATTCAAAATTTATCTGCCGTCATTATTTTGTCGGAGATTGAGCATGGATTTCCAATCGCATTTATGGAAGGAACCCTCTGCTCAAACCTGCGTGTGGGTGCCATGGGTGCCATCGCAGCCAAGTATCTAGCGCGAACTGACTCACAAATCATTGGTTTAATCGGGGCGGGCGAGCAGGCCAAGATGCATCTAGTTGCCATGAAAACAGCACTACCTTCTCTAACAGATTGTCGGGTTGTGGCCAAGGATAAGGCGGAGGAAGAACAATTTATTACCGAAATGTCCCCCATTTTGTCAGATGTCAAGATTGTGGGAACCCAGGAGAATCTTCAAGATGCGATAGAGGGAGCGGATGTCATTGTCACTGCAACCAGCGCCCAAGCGCCGTTGCTCAAGGCAGACTGGTTCAAGTCGGGAGCTTTCTATAGCCATGTGGGGGGGTGGGAAGATGAATATGAGGTCGCGAAAATTTGTGACAAGATCGTTTGTGATGATTGGGAAACTGTTAAACATCGGACCCAAACCTTGAGCCGGATGTACAAAGAGGGGCAACTCAAGGATGAGGATATTCATGCCAATCTTGTTGAAATAGTGACGGGCAAGAAACCAGGTCGCACCAATCCCGACGAGCGTACCTACTTTAATGCTGTGGGGCTAGCCTATGCCGATATTGCGATTGCCTACGCCATGTTCCAAAGAGCGTCTCAAGCGGGCTTCGGTCAAGATCTCAGAATACAAAAGGAAATGATCTTTGAACATGCCTACTTGAAGAAATGGGTTCGACTATAG
- a CDS encoding transposase encodes MAYSSSLSDSEWELLEPLLPKVLPLKKKPRPLEWSYRDLIDGMLYRLKNGCNWEDLPKYFPPSSTVFWHYNEWRKAGSIDTNLCFEM; translated from the coding sequence ATGGCTTATTCCAGCAGTCTGAGCGATTCAGAATGGGAACTCCTTGAACCGCTGTTACCCAAGGTTCTGCCTCTCAAGAAAAAGCCTCGCCCGCTCGAATGGAGTTATCGAGACCTCATTGATGGAATGCTCTATCGACTCAAGAATGGCTGTAATTGGGAAGACTTACCCAAATACTTTCCTCCCTCCTCAACGGTCTTTTGGCACTACAACGAGTGGCGCAAAGCAGGGTCGATTGATACC
- a CDS encoding RNA-binding protein — translation MSIYVGNLSFNMTEADVNTVFSEYGTVTRVNIPTDRETSRPRGFAFVEMKANSEEEAAITALDGTEVMKRNLKVNKAKPKGTR, via the coding sequence ATGTCAATTTATGTGGGCAACCTATCCTTTAACATGACTGAAGCAGACGTCAATACTGTCTTTTCAGAATATGGAACGGTAACAAGGGTCAATATTCCCACAGACCGTGAAACAAGTCGTCCCAGAGGTTTCGCTTTTGTGGAAATGAAAGCTAATAGCGAGGAAGAGGCTGCCATTACAGCGCTGGATGGAACCGAGGTGATGAAACGTAATCTCAAAGTGAATAAAGCAAAACCCAAGGGAACTCGTTAG
- a CDS encoding FAD-binding oxidoreductase: MTADVVIIGGGLIGSSTALHLAKAGQKVIVLEKNSPGRHASGVNAGGLRRLNRHPAEIPLAVVAAEMWRDIHALVGSDCDVKLSGQVKVAENAADLHKLEERAAMVRDLGFDHEQIIDHDRLYQLVPDLAPHCVGGLYTAGDGLARPYHALTAFRRTAETLGVEYWTGCRVTELEQVGSTWRVVTEQAQLDAPILVNCAGAWAGQICAQLEEPVPLTVGAPMMMVTERLPPFLDPVVGATSRKLSFKQMQNGTILIGGAHLADHDLDQETTDIDFSKLSESSRTVLTLFPRMAEVRIVRTWAGLEAFMPDHIPVIGPSAKVPNVYHAFGFSAHGFQLSPVVGRIMSELILEQKSSLMIEPFTIQRFQSISG, encoded by the coding sequence ATGACGGCAGATGTTGTGATTATTGGGGGCGGGTTGATTGGGTCTTCGACTGCGCTCCACTTAGCTAAAGCGGGCCAAAAGGTCATAGTTTTAGAAAAAAATAGTCCTGGTCGCCATGCCTCGGGAGTTAATGCGGGAGGCCTGCGGCGGTTGAATCGTCATCCTGCGGAGATTCCTTTGGCGGTTGTTGCTGCAGAAATGTGGCGGGATATTCATGCTTTGGTGGGCAGTGACTGTGATGTGAAACTGAGCGGCCAGGTTAAGGTAGCGGAGAATGCAGCGGATTTGCACAAGCTAGAGGAACGGGCTGCTATGGTCCGCGATCTTGGCTTTGACCATGAGCAAATCATAGATCACGATCGCCTCTACCAACTGGTGCCCGATTTAGCCCCCCATTGCGTGGGTGGATTGTATACTGCTGGAGATGGCTTGGCCCGTCCGTATCATGCACTGACGGCTTTTCGCCGAACAGCTGAGACCCTAGGTGTGGAATATTGGACGGGATGCCGGGTCACTGAATTAGAGCAGGTCGGAAGTACTTGGCGAGTTGTAACGGAACAGGCCCAGTTGGATGCCCCAATCCTCGTCAATTGTGCAGGGGCTTGGGCAGGGCAAATCTGTGCGCAATTGGAAGAACCTGTCCCGTTGACGGTGGGTGCTCCCATGATGATGGTGACTGAACGACTCCCTCCTTTCCTAGATCCGGTCGTGGGGGCTACTTCTCGCAAGTTGTCGTTTAAGCAGATGCAGAACGGGACCATACTGATTGGAGGAGCACACCTAGCCGATCATGATCTAGACCAGGAAACAACAGATATCGACTTTTCTAAACTCAGTGAAAGTAGTCGTACCGTCCTAACCCTTTTCCCCAGAATGGCTGAAGTAAGAATTGTCAGGACATGGGCGGGGTTGGAAGCTTTTATGCCCGATCACATCCCGGTTATAGGTCCTAGTGCTAAGGTGCCTAACGTTTATCATGCTTTTGGATTCTCTGCTCATGGTTTTCAACTTTCACCTGTAGTAGGGCGAATTATGTCAGAGTTGATTTTGGAGCAGAAGAGTTCTCTTATGATCGAACCATTTACTATTCAACGCTTCCAATCTATTTCTGGTTGA
- a CDS encoding DUF1816 domain-containing protein, which translates to MISQKIPSTSKTRESKAFNKVDDLCLSWWLEVGTTNPPCINYYGPYVSQVKAEAAKQESEKESQNIYSHSRLCQPRQLTIKEKEMTIQDLEACPPTFFEALLGNHRIY; encoded by the coding sequence GTGATTTCACAAAAAATTCCAAGTACATCGAAAACAAGAGAGTCAAAAGCTTTTAATAAGGTGGATGATTTGTGTTTGAGCTGGTGGCTAGAGGTAGGCACTACAAATCCTCCTTGTATTAATTACTATGGGCCTTATGTAAGCCAAGTTAAGGCTGAAGCTGCAAAACAAGAATCTGAGAAGGAGTCCCAAAATATTTATTCTCACAGTCGATTATGCCAACCGCGTCAGCTCACAATTAAAGAGAAAGAAATGACCATTCAGGATTTAGAAGCATGTCCTCCCACATTTTTTGAAGCCTTGCTAGGTAACCATCGTATTTATTAA
- a CDS encoding IS110 family transposase encodes MKKNTKERSYVGKEVFIGIDVHKKTYTVVARVEEEVVKKWTTKASPKSLAQQLLKYFDGATIYSAYEAGFSGFVLHRELKAHGIQNLVVHAAGIEVAINNRVKTDKRDALKLSSLLEAKRLKGIRIPSEEEEAHRLLSRTRKQLVEDCAAIKNKIRMKFHQFGLIDADETREMTHKLVKEILANATSKELIIVINAYWNVWKSLDEEIKKIEQELKQQAKEDPNEKTYRSAPGVGPQSARVLSNELGDMSQFKNERQLFSYTGLTPSEHSSGEAIRRGHITHQGNVQVRSILIEIAWRAIEKDQALAQFFNRLFPRTGKKKAIVAVARKLIGRIRATFQKGEEYKLGYPNTPLQIS; translated from the coding sequence ATGAAGAAGAATACGAAAGAAAGATCTTACGTTGGGAAAGAAGTCTTCATTGGGATTGATGTACACAAGAAGACTTATACAGTTGTTGCTAGGGTCGAGGAGGAGGTCGTCAAGAAATGGACAACGAAAGCCTCTCCAAAATCATTAGCCCAACAACTCCTCAAATATTTTGATGGTGCCACGATCTATAGTGCTTATGAAGCTGGTTTTTCAGGTTTTGTGTTACATCGAGAACTTAAGGCGCATGGGATCCAGAACCTAGTAGTGCATGCCGCCGGGATTGAAGTTGCTATCAATAACCGGGTCAAAACAGATAAACGTGATGCACTTAAACTATCTTCGCTTTTGGAAGCAAAACGCTTAAAGGGAATTCGCATTCCCAGTGAGGAAGAAGAAGCACATCGATTATTGAGTCGGACCAGAAAACAGCTTGTTGAAGATTGCGCTGCGATAAAGAATAAAATCAGGATGAAGTTTCATCAATTTGGTTTAATTGATGCCGATGAAACTCGTGAAATGACTCATAAACTTGTCAAAGAAATTCTGGCTAATGCAACATCCAAAGAATTGATAATTGTGATTAATGCTTATTGGAATGTCTGGAAAAGTCTAGACGAAGAAATCAAAAAGATTGAGCAAGAACTCAAACAACAAGCCAAAGAAGATCCTAACGAAAAGACCTACCGATCTGCTCCAGGTGTTGGGCCACAGTCTGCTCGGGTATTATCGAATGAGTTGGGGGATATGTCTCAGTTTAAGAACGAACGCCAGTTATTTTCATACACAGGTCTGACCCCCAGTGAACATTCCAGTGGTGAAGCGATCCGTAGGGGACATATTACTCATCAGGGCAATGTTCAAGTCCGAAGTATCCTCATTGAGATCGCTTGGAGAGCCATTGAGAAAGACCAAGCTCTAGCTCAGTTTTTTAACCGACTTTTCCCAAGGACAGGAAAGAAGAAGGCCATTGTTGCTGTTGCTCGAAAACTAATTGGACGGATTCGGGCTACTTTTCAAAAGGGTGAGGAATACAAATTAGGATATCCAAATACCCCTTTGCAAATATCTTAA
- a CDS encoding transposase, whose translation MNISQREQQIIRIQSQSSYASINKALEATLRLEANRVTQIAVESALDEEVQAYLSELQGTRPRRSGYYQRVLDTQYGRIAQLSVPKLRKGNADREWKILERYQRALGSLLEFCLGLYVMGLSLRDLQEALYEILGAVLSVNAINRITLKAQKQMLQSRQTRLEKTPFILIVDGVWASVQCASEDFWEDQAGHIRKLRRAEDRVILVAMAIWPDGTQTVLHYEMAVQESEAAWLLFFEHLRHRGLQTHLVKLIVSDGTTGLPKVIRALFPLAQHQRCITHKVRAMLRHLGYEQLPHLDAQGQELSHSEAKKLRYSQIKHDAYAIYKAPDWEEAIVTLLVFAQKWTDLEPDAVRTFIKDFALTLSFYDFDESLHSLIRTSNALERLFRKFRTKADEIGAFPNEESCLAIFFLVSRRDHAKHDRLKNRGE comes from the coding sequence ATGAACATTTCCCAACGTGAGCAGCAGATTATCCGTATCCAGTCTCAAAGTTCATATGCCTCTATTAACAAAGCTTTAGAAGCAACCCTGCGCCTTGAGGCTAACCGAGTTACCCAGATAGCAGTAGAGTCAGCACTAGACGAAGAAGTCCAAGCTTATCTATCAGAGCTTCAAGGGACTCGCCCTCGACGTTCAGGCTATTATCAGCGGGTTCTTGATACCCAGTACGGCAGGATTGCTCAACTATCTGTCCCGAAACTACGGAAAGGGAATGCAGACCGAGAGTGGAAGATTCTAGAGCGTTACCAACGAGCCCTCGGTAGCCTTCTAGAGTTTTGCCTGGGCTTGTATGTCATGGGTTTATCGCTTCGAGACTTGCAAGAAGCTCTCTATGAGATCCTGGGAGCAGTTTTATCCGTGAATGCCATTAACCGGATTACTCTCAAAGCTCAGAAGCAAATGCTCCAAAGTCGTCAAACTCGTCTTGAGAAAACCCCTTTTATTCTGATTGTTGATGGAGTGTGGGCGAGTGTTCAATGCGCCTCCGAAGACTTTTGGGAAGACCAAGCTGGACATATCCGGAAGCTACGTCGTGCGGAAGACCGAGTCATCTTAGTGGCCATGGCGATATGGCCAGATGGGACACAAACCGTTCTTCATTACGAAATGGCTGTCCAAGAATCTGAGGCAGCCTGGCTACTGTTCTTTGAGCACCTGCGGCACCGAGGATTGCAAACCCATTTGGTGAAGCTGATTGTCAGTGATGGCACCACTGGACTACCTAAGGTAATTCGCGCTCTGTTTCCCCTCGCACAACATCAACGATGCATTACCCACAAGGTTCGAGCGATGCTCCGGCATTTGGGCTATGAGCAATTGCCACACCTGGATGCTCAAGGACAAGAACTCTCCCACTCTGAAGCAAAGAAGCTGCGATATTCACAAATTAAACACGATGCCTATGCTATCTATAAAGCGCCAGACTGGGAAGAAGCGATTGTGACGTTGCTCGTGTTTGCACAGAAATGGACAGACCTTGAACCCGATGCTGTTAGAACCTTCATCAAAGATTTTGCCCTGACCTTGAGTTTCTATGATTTTGATGAATCCCTTCATTCGCTGATTCGTACTTCCAATGCGCTAGAAAGGCTGTTCCGGAAATTCCGAACCAAGGCTGACGAAATTGGTGCTTTCCCAAATGAGGAGAGCTGTTTAGCGATTTTCTTTCTCGTCTCTCGTAGGGATCATGCCAAGCATGATCGCCTCAAAAACCGTGGCGAATAA
- a CDS encoding DUF1830 domain-containing protein: MTNLQFNIILKEIIMTRILEKSITCDARVQRIRCCYTNPTTGFQIIRIVNLPNCFFERVVCPGKQIFFEATLDSQLEVHSGILVSALLSDTIPCCRLALERVKVLSDKGLDKFRINKTDCKTVLV; encoded by the coding sequence GTGACTAATCTTCAATTCAACATTATATTAAAGGAAATAATAATGACAAGAATCTTAGAGAAATCAATCACTTGTGATGCAAGAGTTCAAAGAATTCGTTGTTGTTATACTAATCCAACAACTGGATTTCAAATTATTCGTATTGTTAATCTTCCTAATTGTTTTTTTGAACGTGTAGTTTGTCCCGGTAAACAGATTTTTTTTGAAGCAACTTTAGATTCTCAGCTTGAGGTGCATTCTGGCATACTTGTCAGTGCACTTCTATCTGACACTATTCCTTGTTGCCGTTTAGCACTTGAACGGGTAAAAGTATTATCAGATAAGGGTTTAGATAAGTTTCGTATCAATAAGACTGATTGTAAAACTGTCTTAGTTTAG
- a CDS encoding IS4 family transposase — MSESQYLTLQLLLLLIQAHRQVKLSILASVFPQPIQYPSRKRNLQRFLVLPQLSIKVLWFPLIKYWIRQEQTGRGLNREHRRRLKKFKHRKYGYWIIAIDRTQWKGRNIFMVSIIWGTHSLPLYWEVLEHVGNSNLATQQRLLKTVLHLFKNYPVLVLGDREFHSPKLADWLESKGVSFALRQKKDGHFQEEVHQEYQVLKQLGFKPGMSKFYTGVLCNKGDGLGPFNLAVYWKRKYRNKGPKEPWYILTNLPSLKQALDIYSCRWGIEQLFKDCKTGGYNLEDTKVNDTRFLALVLLIAMAYTLATLHGQWMKKLGVDIYAGRIKEHKDKTQRQSEFSLGLYGQRWIYAMELWADWVRQQQLTTLQDQLLAYLRVNQPSIQFLVEGVDQHTETALVSLFIRHGF; from the coding sequence CTGAGTGAAAGTCAGTATCTAACCCTCCAACTTCTGTTGTTACTGATACAGGCTCATCGCCAGGTAAAACTCTCCATATTGGCCAGTGTCTTTCCTCAACCGATTCAATATCCCAGTCGAAAACGTAACTTGCAACGCTTTTTAGTATTGCCACAACTGAGCATCAAAGTTTTGTGGTTCCCCCTGATTAAATATTGGATTCGACAAGAGCAAACAGGACGAGGATTAAATCGGGAGCATCGTCGTCGGCTGAAGAAATTCAAACATCGAAAATATGGCTATTGGATCATAGCGATAGATAGAACCCAATGGAAAGGTCGCAATATATTCATGGTGAGTATCATTTGGGGAACCCATTCTCTTCCCCTGTATTGGGAAGTTTTAGAGCATGTGGGTAATAGTAATCTAGCCACTCAACAACGGCTCTTAAAAACAGTGCTACATCTGTTTAAGAATTATCCGGTTCTTGTCCTGGGAGATCGAGAGTTCCATAGCCCTAAACTAGCTGACTGGCTTGAGTCTAAGGGTGTATCTTTTGCTTTAAGACAGAAGAAAGACGGTCATTTTCAAGAGGAAGTCCATCAAGAGTATCAGGTGCTCAAACAGCTAGGCTTTAAACCGGGAATGTCCAAATTCTATACAGGTGTTTTGTGCAACAAAGGAGATGGCTTAGGGCCATTTAATCTGGCTGTCTATTGGAAACGCAAATATAGAAATAAGGGGCCGAAAGAGCCTTGGTATATCTTGACCAATCTGCCGAGTCTCAAACAAGCACTGGACATTTATTCTTGTCGCTGGGGAATTGAACAACTTTTCAAGGATTGTAAGACAGGAGGTTATAACTTAGAAGATACGAAAGTGAATGACACCCGATTTCTGGCCTTAGTTTTGTTGATTGCCATGGCTTATACCTTGGCTACGCTGCATGGGCAATGGATGAAAAAATTAGGAGTGGATATTTACGCTGGACGAATTAAAGAGCATAAAGATAAGACTCAACGGCAGAGTGAATTTAGTCTTGGACTCTATGGGCAACGATGGATCTATGCCATGGAATTGTGGGCTGATTGGGTACGCCAACAGCAACTTACAACCTTGCAGGATCAACTATTAGCGTATCTTCGAGTCAATCAACCCAGTATTCAGTTCTTAGTTGAAGGAGTTGATCAACATACTGAAACAGCGTTAGTGTCCCTATTTATTCGCCACGGTTTTTGA
- a CDS encoding FAD/NAD(P)-binding oxidoreductase: MPKSYQLVVIGAGPGGLCAATTAAQLGMDVVVLDEQSSPGGQIYRAITRTPADRSALLGADYQRGASLVEAFKTSGAQYWPQTTVWSLNAQHQIGILRQGQASIIQAERVIVASGAMERPVPFPGWTLPGVMNVGAAQILLKTSGVVPASGMVIAGTGPLPLLVAWQYLRAGVSVKAILECSPTNNLWRAAPRLPQALRAGDYIARGLKYTVDLLKGGVPIYYGVSRLQAQGNDQVEAVNFGWERFGIARQKTLSTNHLLVHFGVIPRTNLTRSAGCHHVWDRGQQCWCPQVDEWGNTNVPGLAVVGDNAGIGGARSAEHSGRLAALEAARSVHLISRQQRDSQGQDDQNWMRKDLRVRPFLETLYRLPDSLLVPSDDDTIVCRCEEISAGAIRRAVHEGHSDPNQVKFFLRCGMGPCQGRQCASVVAHMVAAENKRPVSDYPPFRVRPPIRPLSIAQLADLGGAEE; the protein is encoded by the coding sequence ATGCCTAAGTCCTATCAGCTTGTGGTGATTGGGGCTGGGCCAGGAGGACTCTGTGCCGCCACCACTGCCGCTCAGTTGGGTATGGATGTGGTGGTCCTGGATGAGCAGTCCTCGCCTGGCGGCCAAATTTACCGGGCAATCACCCGAACCCCCGCAGATCGGTCTGCCTTACTAGGGGCCGATTACCAGCGTGGGGCGAGTTTGGTTGAAGCTTTTAAGACGAGTGGGGCTCAGTATTGGCCTCAAACAACGGTGTGGTCTTTGAATGCCCAGCATCAGATCGGAATCCTACGCCAAGGGCAAGCCTCTATCATTCAAGCGGAACGGGTGATCGTTGCCAGTGGCGCAATGGAGCGCCCAGTCCCTTTCCCAGGCTGGACCTTGCCAGGGGTCATGAATGTAGGCGCTGCCCAAATCTTGCTCAAAACCTCTGGTGTTGTCCCCGCCAGTGGGATGGTTATTGCTGGGACTGGACCATTGCCCTTGTTGGTGGCTTGGCAATACCTCCGAGCTGGGGTATCTGTGAAAGCCATCCTTGAATGCTCACCGACCAACAACCTATGGCGTGCTGCACCGCGTTTGCCTCAAGCTTTAAGAGCTGGAGATTACATCGCTCGTGGCTTGAAATATACGGTGGATTTATTAAAAGGTGGCGTGCCCATTTATTACGGTGTTTCTAGATTGCAGGCCCAGGGCAACGATCAGGTCGAAGCAGTGAACTTTGGTTGGGAACGATTCGGAATTGCTAGACAAAAAACACTCTCCACCAATCATCTATTGGTGCATTTTGGCGTGATTCCCAGAACCAATTTAACCCGATCAGCAGGGTGTCATCATGTTTGGGATCGGGGCCAACAATGTTGGTGTCCCCAGGTGGATGAATGGGGTAATACCAATGTGCCAGGGCTTGCCGTCGTTGGGGATAATGCGGGGATTGGCGGTGCCCGTAGTGCCGAACACAGTGGACGATTGGCTGCCCTAGAAGCGGCTAGGAGTGTGCACCTGATCAGTCGTCAGCAGCGAGATTCCCAAGGCCAGGATGATCAGAACTGGATGCGTAAAGACCTGCGTGTCCGGCCGTTTCTAGAAACGTTATACCGACTGCCAGATTCACTCTTGGTACCCTCAGATGACGACACTATTGTCTGTCGTTGTGAAGAGATTTCAGCAGGGGCAATCCGCCGTGCTGTGCACGAAGGACATTCCGATCCGAATCAGGTCAAGTTTTTCCTGCGTTGTGGAATGGGACCTTGCCAGGGAAGACAATGTGCTTCAGTCGTGGCCCATATGGTCGCCGCCGAAAATAAGCGTCCGGTGTCTGACTATCCCCCGTTCCGAGTGCGTCCCCCGATCAGACCCTTGAGCATTGCCCAATTGGCTGACTTAGGAGGGGCAGAAGAATGA